The Ahaetulla prasina isolate Xishuangbanna chromosome 3, ASM2864084v1, whole genome shotgun sequence genome window below encodes:
- the TIMM17A gene encoding mitochondrial import inner membrane translocase subunit Tim17-A, translating to MEEYAREPCPWRIVDDCGGAFTMGAIGGGIFQAIKGFRNSPVGVNYRLRGSLTAIKTRAPQLGGSFAIWGGLFSMIDCSLVKARGKEDPWNSISSGALTGAILASRNGPIAMVGSAAMGGILLALIEGAGILLTRFASAQFPNGPQLSEDSSQFQASPFGDYRQYQ from the exons ATGGAGGAATACGCGCGAGAGCCTTG cccCTGGAGAATAGTGGATGATTGTGGTGGCGCTTTCACAATGGGAGCCATCGGTGGAGGCATCTTTCAAGCCATCAAAGGATTCAGAAATTCCCCAGTG GGTGTAAATTACCGGTTGCGGGGTAGTTTGACAGCTATTAAAACCAGAGCACCACAGTTGGGAG GTAGCTTTGCTATCTGGGGTGGTCTCTTCTCCATGATCGACTGCAGCCTGGTGAAAGCAAGAGGAAAAGAAGATCCCTGGAATTCTATTTCCAGTGGTGCTTTAACAGGGGCCATTTTAGCTTCAAGAA ATGGACCAATTGCCATGGTTGGATCTGCAGCTATGGGAGGAATTCTTCTAGCTTTAATTGAAGGAGCAGGTATCCTGTTAACAAGATTTGCATCTGCTCAATTTCCAAATG gtcCTCAGCTTTCTGAagactcatctcagtttcaagccTCTCCCTTTGGAGACTATAGGCAGTACCAATGA